The DNA segment GAGTTCATACTCGGATCGACCCCACCGATTCCTGAACAAGCAGCCCGTGTCCACCATGATTCCAACGCTTCCTAAACGCTCGAATTCCGCAGCAAAACGGGCCGGTCAGTTCTCCGTTGCGGAATCATCGTCGGCTTTTGCGTCGTCGGCTTTTGCGTCGTCAGCTTTTGCGTCGTCAGCTTTTGCGTCGTCGGCATTTGCGTCGTCAGCTTTTGCGTCGTCAGCTTTTGCGTCGTCAGCTTTTGCGTCGTCAGCTTTTGCGTCGTCAGCTTTTGCGTCGTCAGCTTTTGCGTCGTCAGCTTTTGCGTCGTCAGCTTTTGCGTCGTCAGCTTTTGCGTCGTCAGCTTTTGCGTCGTCAGCTTTTGCGTCGTCAGCTTTTGCGTCGTCGGCTTTTGCGTCGTCGGCTTTTGCGTCGTCGGCTTTTGCGTCGTCGGCTTTTGCGTCGTCGGCTTTTGCGTCGTCGGCTTTTGCGTCGTCGGCTTTTGCGTCGTCGGCTTTTGCGTCGTCGGCTTTTGCATCGTCGGCTTTTGCATCGTCGGCTTTTGCATCGTCGGCTTTTGCATCGTCGGCTTTTACGTCGTCGGCTTTTGCATCGTCGGCTTTTACGTCGTCGGCTTTTGCGTCATCGCCTTTTGCGTCGTCAGCTTTAGAAAGCTTCTCTTGATCCCGATAAAGTGGAGCTAGCTGCAAGAAAACGCTTTCCAGTTGGCGATAGTATTCGTCAATTTCTAGTTCCGGCTTCATTGCTCGAATGGTTTCTAGATCCGCTTCCAACTTTGCGCGTAGGGCTTCGTTCTTTGCGTCGAATGGAATCGACTTGGACGGCAGCAATACTTGGTATCGGGCGCGGCTACCGTCAGCAAGGGCATTCGATTTCGGTTGTGAAACCAGTCGGGTGCCTTCAAAAAAGGAGGCGGGCGTTCCAAGTTTGTCGCCATTGTCGTCCAGCAAAGCGTGCTCGGTCAGTAGTCGCCCGTCCGCTTCATAGAACTGGTTTGTCTTTGCAGAAGCATGCAGGAATAGCTCCAGCACGGATACGGCGTCGTCGTGATCCAAGTCGGCTTTTTTGTCATCCAACGCTGACGAAATGAATTCACCAAACCTTGCTAAGTTTTGTTCGTCGCCGCTTCGAGTTGCCGTGACAATCGTGCGATTTTCGCCGCTTAATTCGGTCAGGAAGGGACCGCTTGCGGAGGCAGTATTGATGATAACTATCGGGCGTTGAATAGCGTCCAGCCATTTGGCCAAGGTTTTGGGTTCTAAATCGGGGCCGACAAGGTTGAATTTGGTAACCCCGTTACTGGAAGTTCCGTGGCCGATAAATACGATCCAGACAGGCATCGCGGGTTCGGTGGATTCGGCGTAAGTGGCCAGCAGCGTTTCGATCCGCTCTAGATCGGTCGCCCCTTCGGCGGTCGCTCGGCCAACAATCGTGACCGAGACGTTCGCTTTTTCGGCGACCTCGCTCCAGCGATCACCCCACTCGCTGAAAAGGGAATCATATTCAGGAGATCCAGGTGCCCCCATCATCAGTAACAGATCGCCACGTTGCTCCACAGGAGTCGGTTCTGTTTCTGCGGCGTCTTTCTGCGGAGCTTCCTCTTCGGTTGGTGGCGGCGTTTCTTTGTCGGGTTTAGTGGACTCAGAAGCCGCGGGGGTATTTTCCGCAGCTGAATCGTCTGCCCCAACGCATCGATCGTTTGTCCCGAAGAAGCCTCCGAGTGCCATGGCAAGCAGGCACGCCTTATTGAGAAATGTCGTTAAGTCACGCATCTTTTGGTATCGAAGCATTATGATTACGGCCATCCTTTCCAGCGTCGTAGACCCCATTCGGTGCATAAGCACCCCAGGGCAATCAGCATCATCCAAGGGCGGTGCCAGATCGGATAGGTCCAGGTTTCCATGACGGGCATTTCACGGCTCTCAAGCGAACGAACGAATCGATCCAAGTCGGAGATGTCTAGCACTTCCCCATTTGTCGATAACGCAAGTTGTTCCATCGCTTCGGTCCCTATTTGTAGTTGCTCGTGCTCTTCGGCCAGTTGGTCGGACGTCCACCCCGATTCGGTAAGACCCAGAATCGATCCGTCGGGGCGTTGGACGGTTACTTCGGTCAAAAAATGTCCCGGCAGTGGAGACCAGTATGTGGTGAAGTAGCGACCTGCGGTCGTTTCGTCAGCGACCGCGGTCAATTCCACAGCGGTCTCGTTTGGATCGACGACAACGAAATGGACTTGAGCATTGTCCAGCGGACGAAATGCTTCATCGCGGACGTCCACCTGAATTCGATGGGGCCTTCCTTTTTGCGCGGGTTCTTCGATCGATATTTGGATGGGACGGGGAAGGTCACTGACCAGCCACCGAACCCACTGCCGCCATCTGCGTCCAGGGTCGCCGTCG comes from the Roseimaritima multifibrata genome and includes:
- a CDS encoding histone H1-like repetitive region-containing protein: MQKPTMQKPTMQKPTMQKPTTQKPTTQKPTTQKPTTQKPTTQKPTTQKPTTQKPTTQKPTTQKLTTQKLTTQKLTTQKLTTQKLTTQKLTTQKLTTQKLTTQKLTTQKLTTQKLTTQKLTTQMPTTQKLTTQKLTTQKPTTQKPTMIPQRRTDRPVLLRNSSV